Proteins encoded within one genomic window of Ottowia sp. SB7-C50:
- the gshA gene encoding glutamate--cysteine ligase yields the protein MTTLRDRLASLTLQRLRGIRRGIEKESLRAQPGGQLALTPHPAALGSPLTHPHITTDFSESQLELVTGVHADVDAALAELTRIHQVVYHELAAAGGEMLWVSSMPCGLPTDETIPLGRYGGSNVGRAKSVYRMGLGHRYGRRMQTISGIHYNWSLPGVDSAGYFALIRNFRRNAPVVLYLFGASPAVCSSFVAGREHELQSLAERTMYLPHATSLRMGRLGYQSDAQGQLAVSYNSLERYAASLEDALTRPYPPYEAIGIRNPGGDYNQLATTLLQIENEFYGTIRPKRVIYPGERPLHALRERGVEYVEVRLMDLDPFESIGIQAHTARFLDLFLLYCLLSDSPPDSPAEIVALKNNQHLTAARGREPGLLLARAGAQVTLADWAADIVAQLQPIAAAMDALDGENAYAEALGAARAALAAPDTLPSARVLQAMQAEYDNSFVAFVKARSIEARARLLALPYPAELKALFDQLAAHSEAEQKRIEASDTMPFELYRQQYTAPQRLGLSQGAVLAGAESV from the coding sequence ATGACCACGCTGAGGGACCGGCTGGCCTCGCTGACGCTCCAGCGTCTGCGCGGCATACGCCGCGGCATCGAGAAGGAAAGCCTGCGCGCGCAGCCCGGCGGCCAACTGGCGCTGACGCCGCATCCGGCCGCGCTCGGCTCGCCCCTGACGCACCCGCACATCACCACCGATTTCAGCGAATCGCAGCTGGAACTGGTGACCGGCGTGCACGCCGACGTGGACGCGGCGCTGGCCGAGCTGACGCGCATCCACCAGGTGGTTTATCACGAGCTGGCGGCCGCCGGCGGCGAGATGCTGTGGGTCAGCAGCATGCCCTGCGGCCTGCCGACCGACGAGACCATTCCGCTGGGCCGCTATGGCGGCAGCAACGTCGGCCGCGCCAAGAGCGTCTACCGCATGGGGCTGGGCCACCGCTATGGCCGGCGCATGCAGACCATTTCGGGCATCCACTACAACTGGTCGCTGCCGGGCGTGGACAGCGCCGGCTACTTCGCGCTGATCCGCAACTTCCGGCGCAACGCGCCGGTGGTGCTGTACCTGTTCGGTGCCTCGCCGGCGGTGTGTTCGTCCTTCGTCGCCGGCCGCGAGCATGAGCTGCAGTCGCTGGCCGAGCGCACCATGTACCTGCCGCACGCCACGTCGCTGCGCATGGGGCGGCTGGGCTACCAGAGCGATGCGCAGGGGCAGCTGGCCGTCAGCTACAACAGCCTGGAGCGCTACGCCGCCTCGCTGGAAGACGCGCTGACGCGCCCGTACCCGCCGTACGAGGCCATCGGCATCCGCAATCCGGGCGGCGACTACAACCAGCTGGCCACCACGCTGCTGCAGATCGAAAACGAGTTCTACGGCACCATCCGCCCCAAGCGCGTCATCTACCCCGGCGAGCGGCCGCTGCATGCGCTGCGCGAGCGCGGCGTCGAATACGTCGAGGTGCGGCTGATGGACCTGGACCCGTTCGAATCGATCGGCATCCAGGCGCACACGGCGCGGTTTCTGGACCTGTTCCTGCTGTACTGCCTGCTGTCGGACAGCCCGCCCGATTCGCCGGCGGAGATCGTGGCGCTGAAGAACAACCAGCACCTGACGGCCGCGCGCGGCCGCGAGCCGGGGCTGCTGCTGGCCCGCGCCGGCGCGCAGGTGACCCTGGCCGACTGGGCGGCTGACATCGTGGCGCAGCTGCAGCCCATTGCCGCCGCCATGGACGCGCTGGACGGCGAAAACGCCTATGCCGAAGCGCTGGGCGCCGCGCGCGCCGCGCTGGCCGCGCCCGACACACTGCCGTCGGCGCGCGTGCTGCAGGCCATGCAGGCCGAGTACGACAACAGCTTTGTCGCCTTCGTCAAAGCCCGTTCGATTGAGGCCCGCGCACGCCTGCTGGCGCTGCCGTACCCGGCCGAGCTGAAGGCGCTGTTTGACCAGCTGGCGGCCCATTCGGAGGCCGAGCAGAAGCGCATCGAGGCGTCTGACACCATGCCGTTCGAGCTGTATCGGCAGCAATACACGGCGCCGCAGCGCCTGGGGTTGAGCCAGGGCGCGGTCTTGGCGGGCGCGGAATCGGTCTGA
- a CDS encoding SDR family NAD(P)-dependent oxidoreductase, translating into MDKIDFTGRVAIVTGAGGGLGRLHALALAERGAKVVVNDLGGAVDGSGGSVTAAQKVVDEIRAAGGEAIANRASVTDWDAVQAMVQQAVDTWGRVDILVNNAGILRDKSFAKMDMADFRLVVDVHLMGAAHCAKAVWPHMVAQKYGRIVMTTSSTGLYGNFGQTNYGAAKLAQVGMMQTLAIEGAKNGIHVNALAPTAATRMTEGLLPPEVLAALKPEAVVPAMLVLASEQAPTRTILCAGAGTYEAAHITLTQGVHLGLTPDTPERLLAALAQVTDGTGQTVPQSGAEQGSNELGKALAARG; encoded by the coding sequence ATGGACAAGATCGACTTCACCGGCCGTGTGGCCATCGTCACCGGCGCCGGCGGCGGGCTGGGCCGGCTGCACGCACTGGCGCTGGCCGAGCGCGGCGCGAAAGTGGTGGTCAACGACCTGGGCGGCGCGGTGGACGGCAGCGGCGGCTCGGTCACCGCGGCGCAGAAGGTAGTGGACGAGATTCGCGCCGCCGGTGGCGAAGCCATCGCCAACCGCGCATCGGTCACCGACTGGGACGCCGTGCAGGCCATGGTGCAGCAGGCGGTGGACACCTGGGGCCGCGTCGACATCCTGGTCAACAACGCCGGCATCCTGCGCGACAAGAGCTTCGCCAAGATGGACATGGCCGACTTCCGCCTGGTGGTGGACGTGCACCTGATGGGCGCCGCGCACTGCGCCAAGGCCGTGTGGCCGCACATGGTGGCGCAGAAGTACGGCCGCATCGTCATGACGACGTCGTCCACCGGCCTGTACGGCAACTTCGGCCAGACCAATTACGGCGCGGCCAAGCTGGCCCAGGTGGGCATGATGCAGACGCTGGCCATCGAGGGCGCCAAGAACGGCATCCACGTCAACGCCCTGGCGCCCACGGCCGCCACGCGCATGACCGAAGGCCTGCTGCCGCCCGAGGTGCTGGCCGCGCTCAAGCCCGAGGCGGTGGTGCCGGCCATGCTGGTGCTGGCCAGCGAGCAGGCGCCCACCCGCACCATCCTGTGCGCCGGGGCCGGCACGTACGAGGCCGCGCACATCACGCTGACCCAGGGCGTCCATCTGGGCCTGACGCCCGACACGCCCGAGCGCCTGCTGGCCGCGCTGGCGCAGGTGACCGACGGCACCGGCCAGACCGTCCCGCAAAGCGGCGCCGAGCAGGGCAGCAACGAGCTGGGGAAGGCGCTGGCGGCGCGCGGCTGA
- a CDS encoding NUDIX domain-containing protein, protein MELNHDVIDTPPRDAASVVMLRDGAAGLEVLLLRRHTDSAVLGGAYVFPGGKVDAADSSADMLARLDRAPSELQPRLGEPGLSPEQAAAFYVAAAREAAEESGVLFLQVGADEIATRSADTCARLRAGEPFAALLAEAQARLDTDALAPWSRWITPRRPSVMNKRFDTRFFLAAVPPLQEARHDDFEVTEARWLTPRAALRQYQSHEIDLAPPQIVGLLHLLQYRDVAHAMQDARSRPPPLIVPEPVETGDTRVLCYPGDEHHPVPTRALPEPVPTRVVWRNKRFEPPQGFNAFLD, encoded by the coding sequence ATGGAACTGAACCACGACGTGATCGACACCCCGCCGCGCGACGCCGCCAGCGTGGTCATGCTGCGCGACGGCGCGGCCGGGCTGGAAGTGCTGCTGCTGCGCCGCCACACCGATTCGGCCGTGCTGGGCGGCGCCTACGTCTTTCCGGGCGGCAAGGTGGACGCCGCCGACAGCAGCGCCGACATGCTGGCGCGGCTGGACCGCGCGCCGTCCGAGCTGCAGCCGCGCCTGGGCGAGCCCGGCCTGTCGCCCGAGCAGGCCGCCGCCTTCTATGTGGCCGCCGCGCGCGAGGCGGCCGAGGAATCCGGCGTGCTGTTCCTGCAGGTCGGCGCCGACGAGATCGCCACCCGCAGCGCCGACACCTGCGCCCGCCTGCGCGCCGGCGAGCCGTTCGCCGCCCTGCTGGCCGAGGCGCAAGCCCGGCTCGACACCGACGCGCTGGCCCCGTGGTCGCGCTGGATCACGCCGCGCCGGCCCTCGGTGATGAACAAGCGCTTCGACACACGCTTTTTCCTGGCCGCCGTGCCGCCGCTGCAGGAGGCGCGGCACGACGACTTCGAGGTGACCGAGGCGCGCTGGCTGACCCCGCGCGCCGCCCTGCGCCAATACCAGTCGCACGAGATCGACCTGGCGCCGCCGCAGATCGTCGGCCTGCTGCACCTGCTGCAATACCGCGACGTGGCGCACGCCATGCAGGACGCCCGTTCGCGCCCGCCGCCGCTGATCGTGCCCGAGCCGGTGGAAACCGGCGACACCCGGGTGCTGTGCTACCCCGGTGACGAACACCACCCCGTGCCCACGCGCGCCCTGCCCGAGCCGGTGCCCACCCGCGTCGTCTGGCGCAACAAGCGCTTTGAGCCGCCGCAGGGCTTCAACGCCTTTCTGGACTAG
- a CDS encoding class I SAM-dependent methyltransferase, with amino-acid sequence MEIPDTPATDLVTDELALLHRLVPLHAQRIVELGCGAAYLSRKLLAAYPACHVTGLEVDERQHASNLAQPHPPQLDFVAAGAQAIPFDDGRFDLALMLKSLHHVPLQAMDRALAETRRVLRPGGHLYVSEPVFTGTLNEVVRLFNDEQAVRHAAYQALQRAVAGGGWRQVTEVHFGVPVRYADFDDFERRMTDVTYAERRFDAAMRQRVRERFEALQPAPGEPFIRPMRVNLLQKQ; translated from the coding sequence ATGGAAATCCCCGACACCCCCGCCACCGACCTCGTCACCGACGAACTCGCCCTGCTGCACCGGCTGGTGCCGCTGCACGCCCAGCGCATCGTCGAGTTGGGTTGCGGCGCGGCCTACCTGTCGCGCAAGCTGCTGGCGGCCTACCCGGCCTGCCACGTCACCGGGCTGGAAGTGGACGAGCGCCAGCACGCCAGCAACCTGGCCCAGCCGCACCCGCCCCAGCTGGACTTCGTCGCCGCCGGTGCGCAGGCCATTCCGTTCGACGACGGGCGGTTCGATCTGGCGCTGATGCTGAAGTCGCTGCACCACGTGCCGCTCCAGGCGATGGACCGTGCGCTGGCCGAAACGCGCCGCGTACTGCGGCCCGGGGGCCATCTGTATGTGTCCGAGCCGGTGTTCACGGGCACGCTCAACGAGGTCGTGCGCCTGTTCAACGACGAGCAGGCGGTGCGCCACGCGGCCTACCAGGCGCTGCAGCGCGCCGTGGCGGGCGGCGGCTGGCGGCAGGTGACCGAAGTCCACTTCGGCGTGCCCGTGCGCTATGCCGACTTCGACGACTTCGAACGCCGCATGACCGACGTGACCTATGCCGAACGGCGCTTTGATGCCGCCATGCGCCAGCGCGTGCGCGAACGCTTCGAAGCCCTGCAGCCCGCGCCCGGCGAGCCCTTCATCCGCCCGATGCGCGTCAATCTGCTTCAAAAACAATAG
- a CDS encoding acyl-CoA synthetase, producing MNPAIRRQTVGDILRRTAIRLPDKLAIACGDTRWTYAEFDALVSRLAAGLAQRGIRCGDKVAVLARNSHGFAALRFALARLGAVLVPINFMLKAEEVAYILRHAGARTLATDSGLAPLARAAAAIETEVTDFIWLPGEAPGEPAEGMVSFYDLAACSAPLPDTPLQSTDLLQIVYTSGTESSPKGAMLTHDAVLWQYVSCCINAEVAEADVALHALPLYHCAQLDVFFGPAIYVGSTNYITSQPTPDNLLALMAAHGITSFFAPPTVWIALLRSPLFDQTDLSQLAKGYYGASIMPVEVMKEIARRLPKVRLWNLYGQTEIAPLATMLGPDDQLRKPGSAGRAVLNVETRVVNDDMQDVAVGEVGEIVHRSPHLMLGYFNDPERTAAAFSGDWFHSGDLGTIDDEGYISVVDRKKDMIKSGGENVASREVEEMIYRLPQVSEVAVIGLPDPKWIEAVTAVIVVKQGQDLTAQAVIDHCNAHMAHFKSPKRVVFAEALPKNPSGKLLKRELRKTVGVAAGVD from the coding sequence ATGAACCCCGCCATCCGCCGCCAGACCGTGGGCGACATCCTGCGCCGCACCGCCATCCGCCTGCCCGACAAACTGGCCATTGCCTGCGGCGACACGCGCTGGACCTATGCCGAATTCGACGCGCTGGTGTCGCGCCTGGCCGCCGGGCTGGCGCAGCGCGGCATCCGCTGCGGCGACAAGGTGGCCGTGCTGGCGCGCAATTCGCACGGCTTTGCCGCGCTGCGCTTTGCGCTGGCGCGGCTGGGCGCGGTGCTGGTGCCGATCAACTTCATGCTGAAGGCAGAAGAAGTCGCCTACATCCTGCGCCACGCCGGCGCCCGGACCTTGGCCACCGATTCGGGCCTGGCGCCCTTGGCACGGGCGGCGGCCGCTATCGAAACTGAAGTGACAGACTTCATCTGGCTGCCCGGCGAAGCCCCCGGCGAACCGGCCGAGGGCATGGTCAGCTTTTACGACTTGGCCGCGTGCAGCGCGCCGCTGCCCGACACGCCGCTGCAAAGCACCGACCTGCTGCAGATCGTCTACACCAGCGGCACCGAAAGCTCGCCCAAGGGCGCGATGCTGACGCACGACGCCGTGCTGTGGCAGTACGTCAGCTGCTGCATCAACGCCGAGGTGGCCGAAGCCGACGTCGCCCTGCACGCGCTGCCGCTGTACCACTGCGCGCAGCTCGATGTGTTCTTTGGCCCGGCGATCTACGTCGGCTCGACCAACTACATCACCAGCCAACCCACGCCCGACAACCTGCTGGCCCTGATGGCCGCGCACGGCATCACCAGCTTCTTCGCCCCGCCCACGGTGTGGATCGCGCTGCTGCGCTCGCCGCTGTTCGACCAGACCGATCTGAGCCAGCTGGCCAAGGGCTACTACGGCGCGTCGATCATGCCGGTGGAGGTGATGAAGGAGATCGCGCGCCGCCTGCCCAAGGTGCGGCTGTGGAACCTGTACGGCCAGACCGAGATCGCGCCGCTGGCGACGATGCTCGGCCCCGATGACCAGCTGCGCAAGCCCGGCTCGGCCGGCCGCGCCGTGCTGAACGTGGAAACGCGGGTGGTCAATGACGACATGCAGGACGTCGCCGTAGGCGAAGTGGGCGAAATCGTGCACCGCTCGCCGCACCTGATGCTGGGCTATTTCAACGACCCGGAGCGCACGGCGGCGGCCTTCAGCGGCGACTGGTTCCACTCGGGCGATCTGGGCACCATCGACGACGAGGGCTACATCAGCGTGGTCGACCGCAAAAAGGACATGATCAAGTCCGGCGGCGAAAACGTCGCCAGCCGCGAGGTCGAGGAGATGATCTACCGCCTGCCGCAGGTGAGCGAGGTCGCCGTCATCGGCCTGCCCGACCCGAAATGGATCGAGGCCGTGACGGCGGTGATCGTCGTGAAGCAGGGCCAGGACCTGACCGCGCAGGCCGTCATCGACCACTGCAACGCGCACATGGCGCACTTCAAGAGCCCCAAGCGCGTGGTGTTCGCCGAGGCGCTGCCGAAAAATCCGAGCGGAAAACTGCTCAAGCGCGAATTGCGCAAGACGGTGGGCGTGGCGGCCGGGGTCGACTGA
- a CDS encoding DUF808 domain-containing protein yields MATSLLALLDDIATVLDDVSVMTKVAARKSAAMADDVAVLTKLSAQKTAGVLGDDLALNAQQVTGVSAHREIPVVWAVAKGSLLNKAILVPAALAISAFAPWAVTPLLMVGGAFLCFEGFEKVAHKLLHPGEQEASKLDQLKHELAQPDVDLAAMEKDKIKGAVRTDFILSAEIIAITLGAVAQADFWTQLAVLVGIALLMTVGVYGLVGGIVKLDDLGLWLSRKASGTAQAIGRGILWLAPWLMKFLSVAGTAAMFLVGGGIIAHGIAPLHHLIQQWREAAGGMGWLLEQAANAGVGIVTGAAVVAVVTLFKKLRGQPALAH; encoded by the coding sequence GTGGCCACCAGCCTGCTTGCCCTGCTCGACGACATTGCCACCGTGCTGGACGATGTCTCCGTCATGACCAAGGTCGCCGCGCGCAAGAGCGCCGCCATGGCCGATGACGTGGCCGTGCTGACCAAGCTGTCGGCGCAGAAAACCGCCGGCGTGCTGGGCGACGACCTGGCGCTGAACGCCCAGCAGGTGACGGGCGTCAGCGCCCACCGCGAGATTCCGGTGGTGTGGGCGGTGGCCAAGGGCTCGCTGCTGAACAAGGCCATCCTGGTGCCGGCGGCGCTGGCGATCAGCGCCTTCGCGCCCTGGGCGGTGACGCCGCTGCTGATGGTGGGCGGCGCCTTCCTGTGCTTTGAAGGCTTTGAAAAGGTCGCGCACAAGTTGCTGCATCCCGGCGAGCAGGAAGCCTCCAAGCTCGACCAGCTGAAGCACGAGCTGGCGCAGCCCGACGTCGACCTGGCCGCGATGGAAAAGGACAAGATCAAGGGCGCCGTGCGCACCGACTTCATCCTGTCGGCGGAGATCATCGCCATCACGCTGGGCGCCGTCGCGCAGGCCGATTTCTGGACGCAGCTGGCGGTGCTGGTCGGCATCGCGCTGCTGATGACGGTGGGCGTGTACGGGCTGGTGGGCGGCATCGTCAAGCTGGACGACCTGGGCCTGTGGCTCAGCCGCAAGGCCAGCGGCACCGCGCAGGCCATCGGCCGCGGCATTCTTTGGCTGGCGCCGTGGCTGATGAAGTTTCTGTCGGTCGCCGGCACGGCGGCGATGTTCCTGGTGGGCGGCGGCATCATCGCCCACGGCATCGCGCCGCTGCATCACCTCATTCAGCAGTGGCGCGAAGCGGCGGGCGGCATGGGGTGGCTGCTCGAGCAAGCGGCCAACGCGGGCGTGGGCATCGTGACGGGCGCGGCCGTGGTGGCCGTGGTGACGCTGTTCAAGAAGCTGCGCGGCCAGCCCGCCCTGGCGCACTGA